One Novosphingobium sp. EMRT-2 DNA segment encodes these proteins:
- a CDS encoding glutathione S-transferase family protein: MLTVHHLRISQSERIVWLCEELGLDYDLKLHERRKDNFLAPDDYKALHPAGTAPIVNDGAVVLAESGAIIDYIVVRHGSGHLVPAADSPDLPAHLFWFHFANGGFMPTTMQHWGARRSGVEVPPFVAERRRRMWDMAEQRLGVANYFGGGDLTTADIMMGFPLITMRSLTGETVAEHPNICAWLRRVGERPAFQRAMAKAEPGMPLNLQ, translated from the coding sequence GTGCTCACCGTACATCATCTGCGAATCTCGCAGTCCGAGCGGATCGTCTGGCTCTGCGAAGAACTCGGCCTCGACTACGACTTGAAGCTCCACGAGCGCAGGAAGGACAATTTCCTCGCGCCCGACGACTACAAGGCCCTTCATCCCGCAGGTACGGCCCCGATCGTCAACGATGGCGCGGTCGTTCTGGCGGAGAGCGGCGCGATCATCGACTATATCGTTGTGCGTCATGGCAGCGGGCATTTGGTGCCCGCTGCCGACAGCCCCGATTTGCCAGCCCATCTGTTCTGGTTCCATTTTGCGAACGGCGGCTTCATGCCGACGACCATGCAACATTGGGGCGCCAGGCGAAGCGGTGTCGAAGTGCCTCCATTCGTGGCCGAGAGGCGCCGCCGCATGTGGGACATGGCCGAACAGCGTCTTGGCGTGGCGAACTATTTCGGCGGCGGCGACCTCACGACGGCGGACATCATGATGGGCTTTCCGCTGATCACGATGCGCAGCCTTACGGGGGAAACAGTCGCTGAGCATCCCAACATTTGTGCCTGGCTCCGGCGCGTAGGCGAACGTCCGGCCTTTCAGCGGGCCATGGCCAAGGCCGAGCCTGGCATGCCCCTCAACCTGCAATAG
- a CDS encoding DUF3574 domain-containing protein, which produces MTPRRRTFQRWAIITVALAGLLAAPLPLLPDRIVRTSAVIDRSPETVFAYVTTPANWPRWHPSSLRVEGKIDRPGQVGDRVGEDFRVAGVQGHAVWRVTERVAPWRWSISGVTGHSGRGTVTYHLRRIAGTTEFVREFRYRRPSLLFALLDSAWLNRRIVAESETATSNLKRNLQALPDSAALPSEQVRTELYFGRSVRDGPPVSVLDWRRFIAREVSPRFPAGLTVVDASGQFRDREGGVSEEGTFLLIIIHPAGPASERHLTAIRTAYKRWFRQEAVLQSDSPVSVIS; this is translated from the coding sequence ATGACACCGCGAAGGCGCACATTCCAGCGGTGGGCGATCATCACGGTCGCGCTCGCCGGCCTGCTTGCTGCGCCATTGCCGCTGCTGCCGGACAGGATCGTCCGGACGTCCGCCGTGATCGACAGGTCGCCCGAAACGGTCTTCGCCTATGTCACGACACCGGCCAACTGGCCGCGCTGGCACCCCTCTTCGCTCCGTGTCGAAGGGAAGATCGACCGGCCCGGTCAGGTCGGCGACCGGGTGGGTGAGGACTTCCGTGTCGCCGGGGTCCAGGGCCATGCCGTGTGGCGTGTCACCGAACGGGTCGCACCCTGGCGCTGGTCGATCAGCGGTGTGACAGGACACAGCGGGCGCGGAACCGTGACCTATCACCTGCGCCGGATTGCCGGGACCACCGAATTCGTGCGGGAGTTCCGTTACCGGCGCCCGAGCCTGCTGTTCGCACTACTGGATTCCGCCTGGCTGAACCGACGCATCGTAGCGGAATCGGAAACGGCGACCAGCAATCTCAAGCGGAACCTGCAAGCCCTGCCCGATTCCGCAGCGCTTCCGTCCGAACAGGTCAGGACGGAGCTGTATTTCGGACGAAGCGTTCGGGATGGGCCGCCCGTTTCGGTTCTGGACTGGAGGCGCTTCATCGCCCGCGAGGTCAGCCCTCGTTTCCCCGCCGGTCTGACCGTGGTCGATGCCAGCGGGCAGTTTCGGGATCGCGAGGGCGGCGTCAGTGAGGAAGGCACCTTCCTGCTCATCATCATTCATCCCGCCGGTCCCGCCTCGGAACGGCACCTAACAGCCATCCGCACCGCCTACAAACGTTGGTTCCGCCAGGAAGCCGTGCTGCAATCCGACAGCCCCGTGTCGGTCATCTCGTGA
- a CDS encoding monooxygenase, which produces MRQRAHAIVLGGGIGGLLAARAAAEHFCLVTVVERDLIPAEPSPRKGAPQGYHTHGLLARGRQIMEYWFPGFTDELAQRGAMIGDLGQAVSWLGHQTSLQPVHTGLTGIVAPRPLVECGLRQRLLAMSRVRFREGCKAEELIHDDVTRSVTGVKIRVGGKLELLAADLIIDARGRGAPVTRQLAEWGYGSIPESRIDIGLGYVTRLYRRDPADLDGRLGIVVAGGPPSWRTGVIACHGPDLWTVSIGGYFGDHPAMTEDGFLEFARTMPTREIAAVIERAKPVSDLMTIKYPASRRRDFALMREFPTGYLPFADAICSFNPVYGQGMSVAAEQSLLLDTVLADGDDHSLAQRFFEAAETIISTAWSMSTGNDLRHPKVDAPRSIVARAINRYMTLAHRAAAADGQVSRTFLEVANLMAPPSRLFSPSTLWRVAKANLRLAGTRAWRYIRPITPRRAWSADVRTVS; this is translated from the coding sequence ATGAGGCAGCGCGCCCATGCGATCGTCCTGGGAGGCGGCATCGGCGGGCTGCTTGCGGCGCGCGCGGCCGCTGAGCATTTCTGTCTGGTGACCGTCGTCGAGCGCGACCTAATTCCGGCCGAACCCTCTCCCCGCAAGGGTGCTCCGCAAGGCTATCACACCCATGGCCTGCTCGCCCGCGGACGGCAGATCATGGAGTACTGGTTCCCGGGTTTCACCGATGAACTCGCGCAGCGGGGCGCCATGATCGGCGACCTTGGGCAGGCAGTGAGCTGGCTGGGCCATCAGACTTCGCTGCAGCCCGTCCATACCGGCCTTACCGGTATCGTCGCGCCCCGCCCGCTCGTCGAATGCGGTCTGCGCCAGCGTCTTCTGGCAATGTCCCGTGTGAGGTTTCGGGAGGGCTGTAAAGCGGAAGAGCTGATCCATGACGATGTCACCCGCAGCGTCACGGGCGTCAAGATCCGCGTGGGCGGGAAGCTCGAATTGCTTGCGGCCGATCTCATCATCGACGCCCGTGGGCGGGGTGCGCCCGTAACCCGGCAACTGGCAGAATGGGGCTACGGGAGCATTCCCGAGAGCAGGATCGACATCGGCCTCGGCTATGTGACCCGGCTCTATCGCCGCGATCCGGCCGACCTCGATGGCCGTCTTGGCATCGTTGTTGCCGGTGGACCGCCCAGCTGGCGCACGGGTGTCATCGCTTGCCACGGTCCGGATCTGTGGACTGTCTCGATCGGTGGCTATTTTGGTGATCATCCCGCCATGACCGAAGATGGCTTCCTCGAATTTGCCCGCACGATGCCGACGCGTGAAATCGCAGCGGTCATCGAACGGGCCAAGCCGGTTTCGGATCTCATGACCATCAAATATCCCGCAAGCCGACGCCGCGATTTTGCTTTGATGCGGGAGTTCCCGACGGGCTATCTTCCGTTCGCCGACGCAATCTGCAGCTTCAACCCGGTTTACGGGCAAGGAATGTCGGTGGCCGCCGAGCAGTCGCTCTTGCTCGACACGGTCCTTGCCGATGGAGATGATCACTCGCTCGCGCAGCGCTTCTTCGAAGCAGCCGAGACGATCATCAGCACTGCGTGGAGCATGTCGACGGGCAACGATTTACGGCATCCAAAAGTGGATGCACCGCGCTCCATCGTCGCTCGTGCGATCAACCGCTACATGACCTTGGCACATCGCGCAGCCGCGGCGGACGGGCAAGTTTCGCGCACGTTCCTTGAGGTCGCAAATCTCATGGCGCCGCCTTCCAGACTGTTCAGTCCGAGCACGCTGTGGCGCGTGGCCAAGGCGAACCTGAGGCTGGCTGGCACCAGGGCCTGGCGATACATACGGCCTATCACACCGAGGCGCGCATGGTCGGCGGACGTCAGAACTGTTTCCTGA
- a CDS encoding sigma-70 family RNA polymerase sigma factor — protein MAMVSGMQELEQLLGAVATGDMAAFRGLYDVAAGRLLAIAMKILRDRDAAEDAVQEAFLRIWRKAGSYEAARGSPLAWMSIIARNAALDNVRRRRPAEELEAVDVIDLAVQPVEPPDARLGQCLGRLPADQARAIVTMYTYGLSHVELAEQLSTPLGTVKSWVRRGTRSLKECMES, from the coding sequence ATGGCGATGGTTTCAGGCATGCAGGAACTAGAGCAGCTTCTGGGCGCTGTCGCCACGGGCGACATGGCCGCGTTTCGCGGGCTCTATGACGTGGCCGCGGGCCGCCTGCTTGCCATCGCGATGAAAATCCTCCGCGATCGGGATGCGGCCGAAGATGCCGTGCAGGAGGCATTCCTGCGCATCTGGCGCAAGGCCGGCAGCTACGAGGCCGCGCGGGGAAGCCCGCTCGCCTGGATGAGCATCATTGCGCGCAATGCCGCGCTCGATAACGTCCGGCGGAGGCGCCCGGCCGAGGAACTCGAAGCCGTTGACGTGATCGACCTGGCGGTCCAGCCGGTCGAGCCGCCGGATGCAAGGTTGGGGCAATGCCTTGGCCGGCTTCCCGCAGATCAGGCCAGGGCCATCGTCACGATGTACACCTATGGCCTCAGCCATGTGGAACTGGCGGAGCAACTGTCGACGCCGCTGGGCACGGTCAAAAGCTGGGTGCGCCGCGGAACGCGAAGTCTGAAGGAGTGCATGGAATCATGA
- a CDS encoding long-chain-fatty-acid--CoA ligase translates to MHPNGHAGPYRQGSPICPGGKRMRGLMQNWPMTLDRILAHAASTSGSRRIAMQRPDGSITASDYASLQDEAKALSAALAAYGIGLGDRIGTLLWNDLPHMTVWYGAMGIGAVVHTLNPRFDAVRLAWLINHAGDRLLVVDAQFADTLRQVADRLPTVEHIVIASGKGAALPIGTIAVSSLEDFLGAGDPSAAVWGGFDEETAAGLCYTSGTTGDPKGVLYSHRSNFLHALCSNQPNGFAIAATDVVLPIVPMFHANAWGWTYIAPMAGAGLVLPGPRLDGASLQRLIVAEGVTFAAAVPTVWQDLLRHVRETGASLGRLARVLVGGAAVPSEMVRAFREDLGIEVMHGWGMTELSPLGAISSVMPDEAALTAQEVVSRKARQGRALFPVEARIVGADDKECPHDDATPGSLQVRGPAVVRRYYGAEEDAVDAEGWFDTGDIAVIDGHGFIKLVDRAKDVVKSGGEWISSVELENHAMGCPGVRRAAVIAIPDPRWGERPLLIAECDEGDGPSDESILAHLRPLVPKYWLPERIVFASVPLGATGKIDKLALRRLFAQPLQIEAVND, encoded by the coding sequence GTGCATCCGAATGGGCATGCCGGGCCGTATCGGCAGGGATCACCTATCTGTCCCGGGGGAAAGCGAATGCGCGGATTGATGCAGAACTGGCCGATGACACTGGACCGGATACTGGCCCATGCCGCATCCACGAGCGGCTCGCGCCGGATCGCAATGCAGCGCCCGGATGGGTCGATCACGGCAAGCGACTACGCCTCCTTGCAGGATGAGGCGAAGGCACTCAGCGCGGCGCTTGCGGCTTATGGGATCGGCCTTGGGGACAGGATCGGTACCCTGCTGTGGAACGATCTGCCGCATATGACTGTGTGGTATGGCGCGATGGGGATCGGCGCCGTGGTCCACACGCTCAATCCGCGCTTCGATGCGGTCCGGCTCGCCTGGCTGATCAATCATGCGGGCGACAGGCTGCTGGTGGTCGATGCACAGTTCGCGGACACGCTCCGGCAAGTCGCCGACCGCTTGCCGACCGTGGAACATATCGTCATCGCCAGTGGCAAGGGCGCGGCATTGCCGATCGGGACGATAGCAGTTTCGTCGCTGGAAGATTTTCTCGGCGCCGGAGATCCCTCCGCCGCCGTGTGGGGAGGCTTCGACGAAGAAACCGCGGCAGGGCTGTGCTATACCTCGGGTACGACGGGCGATCCCAAGGGGGTGCTTTACAGCCACCGCTCCAACTTCCTTCACGCGCTCTGCTCGAACCAGCCCAACGGCTTCGCCATCGCCGCGACCGACGTCGTGTTGCCGATCGTGCCGATGTTCCATGCCAATGCCTGGGGGTGGACCTACATCGCGCCGATGGCGGGGGCCGGGCTGGTATTGCCGGGACCGAGGCTCGACGGCGCGTCGCTACAACGGCTGATCGTGGCCGAGGGTGTGACGTTCGCCGCCGCCGTCCCGACGGTTTGGCAGGATCTGCTGCGCCATGTGCGCGAAACCGGCGCTTCGCTCGGCCGCCTTGCCCGCGTGTTGGTGGGCGGCGCGGCAGTGCCGTCCGAAATGGTCCGCGCGTTCCGCGAAGACCTCGGCATCGAAGTGATGCACGGCTGGGGAATGACCGAGCTTTCGCCGCTCGGCGCGATTTCGAGCGTAATGCCCGATGAGGCGGCCCTGACCGCGCAAGAAGTCGTATCCCGCAAAGCCCGGCAGGGCCGCGCCCTCTTTCCCGTCGAGGCGCGGATCGTAGGCGCGGATGACAAGGAATGCCCTCATGACGATGCAACCCCCGGCTCGTTGCAGGTACGAGGACCGGCCGTCGTGCGCCGCTATTACGGGGCAGAAGAGGATGCCGTTGACGCCGAGGGCTGGTTCGATACCGGCGACATCGCGGTGATCGACGGCCACGGTTTCATCAAACTGGTCGATCGTGCCAAGGATGTGGTCAAATCGGGCGGAGAATGGATTTCGTCGGTCGAACTGGAAAACCACGCCATGGGCTGCCCCGGCGTGCGGCGCGCGGCCGTCATCGCCATTCCCGACCCGCGCTGGGGCGAACGCCCCTTGCTGATCGCCGAGTGCGATGAGGGCGATGGGCCCTCGGATGAATCGATCCTTGCCCACTTGCGCCCGCTGGTTCCCAAATACTGGCTGCCTGAACGGATCGTGTTTGCTTCCGTACCGCTTGGCGCAACCGGCAAGATCGACAAGCTTGCGCTGCGCCGGCTCTTCGCCCAACCATTGCAAATCGAGGCGGTAAACGATTGA
- a CDS encoding sterol desaturase family protein — protein sequence MPLEDLFNLSLPLFFLLAMGTEAVGRSGRCFPTVRRWRLLGISALVVTLAVNVLVAPAVLGLLPLHSPLDLRELELWAAVPTVILTTFFTYWTHRIQHRYDVLWRLGHQLHHSVQRIDIASAMMFHPIDVAVQAAATTLAAWLLGVSVEAAALAGAIGFAIALFQHWNVGTPRWIGLLVQRPEAHCLHHEREVHARNYGDLPVWDMLFGTYANPAQVDVPVGFAGYRSKRIGSMILCFDVHAGGGRSNDQDAMMRAEPNP from the coding sequence ATGCCTCTCGAAGACCTCTTCAATCTTTCGCTACCACTCTTCTTCCTTCTGGCTATGGGCACCGAAGCGGTTGGACGGTCTGGGCGCTGCTTTCCCACAGTACGACGTTGGCGGTTGTTGGGCATTTCGGCTCTCGTCGTCACGCTGGCGGTCAACGTCCTGGTCGCCCCGGCTGTGCTAGGCCTGTTGCCCCTTCACTCGCCCCTCGACTTGCGAGAACTGGAGCTTTGGGCCGCCGTCCCGACCGTCATTCTCACGACCTTCTTCACCTATTGGACGCACCGCATCCAGCATCGCTACGACGTCCTGTGGCGCCTCGGTCACCAGTTGCACCATTCGGTACAGCGCATCGACATTGCCTCGGCCATGATGTTCCATCCCATCGACGTTGCTGTTCAGGCTGCTGCGACGACACTCGCCGCATGGCTGCTGGGTGTCTCGGTGGAGGCAGCGGCGCTGGCAGGCGCGATCGGCTTTGCCATCGCGCTGTTCCAGCACTGGAATGTCGGAACGCCGCGCTGGATCGGCCTTCTGGTTCAACGGCCCGAAGCCCATTGCCTCCACCATGAGCGCGAAGTTCATGCCCGCAACTATGGCGACCTGCCGGTCTGGGACATGCTGTTCGGCACCTATGCCAACCCTGCGCAAGTCGATGTGCCGGTGGGCTTTGCCGGATATCGCAGCAAGCGGATCGGCTCGATGATCCTGTGCTTCGACGTTCATGCCGGTGGCGGACGATCGAATGATCAGGATGCCATGATGCGCGCGGAGCCGAACCCATGA
- a CDS encoding outer membrane protein, with the protein MATAASTAWAQTDDLPFDGPYVGVSIGGAFQSNDTGSSILFDRNLDGRFGDTITTAAGANAFAPGFCGGAANTNAPAGGCRGDKDGVDFAVRAGYDKQIGNAVIGVLAEFGKADIRDSVSAFSVTPASYTLTRELKHNGRLAARGGYAFGRTLIYGTGGFSWGRVKNSFATTNTVNVFTGNGNSTVTGYNVGGGIQHKLSRAISVGVEYLYTDLKDDDFRLRVGPGLNTPATNAFIQGNAQGTDFARSDDRFRYQAVRATLTYGF; encoded by the coding sequence ATGGCTACTGCTGCATCGACGGCATGGGCCCAGACGGACGACTTGCCTTTCGACGGGCCGTATGTGGGCGTGTCGATCGGCGGCGCGTTTCAGAGCAACGACACGGGGTCGAGCATCCTGTTCGACCGCAATCTCGATGGCCGCTTCGGCGACACCATCACCACCGCAGCCGGCGCCAATGCCTTCGCGCCCGGATTTTGCGGCGGCGCGGCCAACACCAACGCGCCCGCCGGTGGCTGCCGCGGTGACAAGGACGGCGTCGATTTCGCTGTGCGTGCAGGCTACGACAAGCAGATTGGCAACGCAGTGATCGGCGTGCTTGCCGAATTCGGCAAGGCCGACATCCGTGACAGCGTTTCCGCCTTCAGCGTCACTCCGGCAAGCTACACCCTGACCCGCGAACTCAAGCACAACGGGCGGCTCGCGGCCCGTGGTGGCTATGCTTTTGGCCGGACGCTCATCTACGGCACCGGCGGCTTCTCGTGGGGCAGGGTGAAGAACAGCTTTGCCACAACCAACACGGTCAACGTCTTCACCGGCAACGGCAACAGCACCGTCACGGGCTATAACGTCGGCGGAGGTATCCAGCACAAGCTCAGCCGAGCCATCTCGGTAGGTGTCGAATATCTCTACACCGATCTCAAGGACGACGACTTCCGCCTGCGCGTCGGCCCAGGCCTTAACACTCCAGCCACCAATGCCTTCATCCAGGGCAATGCGCAGGGGACCGATTTCGCCCGCAGCGATGATCGATTTCGCTACCAGGCGGTGCGGGCAACCCTGACCTACGGGTTCTGA
- a CDS encoding putative quinol monooxygenase, which translates to MKIVIARAQVISDMREVFVGAAGACVAATRREPGCLAYDMYESLTEPGVFVAVEQWESEVAIDAHFLLPHTAAFLETAARCVTTPPLIEEYEASERRVR; encoded by the coding sequence ATGAAGATCGTCATCGCCCGCGCACAAGTGATATCCGACATGCGCGAAGTCTTCGTAGGGGCTGCGGGCGCCTGCGTGGCCGCGACGCGGCGGGAGCCCGGCTGCCTTGCCTACGACATGTATGAAAGCCTGACCGAACCCGGCGTATTCGTCGCGGTCGAACAGTGGGAGAGCGAGGTGGCCATCGACGCCCACTTCCTGCTGCCGCATACCGCCGCCTTCCTGGAGACCGCGGCGCGGTGCGTCACCACTCCTCCGCTTATCGAGGAATATGAGGCGAGCGAAAGGCGCGTCCGATGA
- a CDS encoding alpha/beta hydrolase, translated as MKRRRLLLGALGFLAVAAGLAAWKPLAAFNLLVPKDGGAELAKADVAYGPLPRQRLDIYRPAHAAKTLPVILFLYGGAWDSGSRQDYAFAGQALASRGYLVVIPDYRLVPEVRFPDFLRDCALAMHWTRANAAKFGGDGDRVVLAGHSAGAYNAAMLVLDPRWLGGDRTAVRGLVTLAGPFDFLPLDDPASIAAFSHWPRLQETQPVHFANPNAPPVLLLHGAGDIRVRPRNSLRLKAELDRVGAKADLRLYPGVSHAGILLALSRPLRGGAPTLDDIDRFARQVTQ; from the coding sequence ATGAAGCGCAGGCGCCTGCTTCTGGGCGCGCTCGGCTTTTTGGCAGTTGCGGCTGGCTTGGCGGCATGGAAACCGCTCGCCGCCTTCAACCTGCTCGTCCCGAAGGACGGCGGCGCCGAACTGGCCAAAGCCGACGTCGCCTATGGCCCGCTTCCCCGCCAGCGCCTCGACATCTATCGCCCCGCACATGCGGCGAAAACCTTGCCGGTGATCCTGTTCCTTTACGGCGGCGCCTGGGACAGTGGCAGTCGGCAAGACTACGCCTTCGCCGGGCAAGCGCTCGCGTCGCGGGGCTATCTCGTGGTCATTCCCGACTATCGCCTTGTTCCCGAAGTACGCTTTCCCGATTTCCTGCGTGATTGTGCCTTGGCGATGCATTGGACACGGGCGAACGCGGCAAAGTTTGGTGGCGACGGTGACCGGGTGGTTTTGGCTGGTCATTCGGCGGGCGCCTACAACGCCGCCATGCTGGTTCTCGACCCCCGCTGGCTAGGCGGTGACCGAACCGCCGTTCGTGGCCTCGTCACGCTTGCCGGGCCATTCGACTTTCTGCCGCTCGACGATCCCGCCAGTATCGCAGCGTTCTCGCACTGGCCCAGGCTTCAGGAGACCCAGCCGGTTCACTTCGCGAACCCCAACGCCCCACCCGTGCTTTTGCTGCACGGCGCGGGCGACATCCGCGTGCGACCGCGCAACAGCTTGCGACTCAAGGCCGAACTGGACCGCGTCGGCGCGAAGGCGGACCTGCGTCTCTATCCGGGGGTCAGCCATGCCGGCATCCTGCTTGCGCTGTCGCGGCCGCTACGCGGCGGCGCGCCCACCCTGGACGACATCGACCGCTTTGCGCGCCAGGTGACGCAGTAG
- a CDS encoding cupin domain-containing protein, whose amino-acid sequence MTRDELALEFVMGALSPLEREAVAQDRLSDPKLDEAIRTLEGSLAPMTGLAGTLTPSAGLFDRIAGAIAEERAALAGKTAAACEEGEWQPFLPGIEIKSLWNQGTVMLRCEPGSVLPAHPHAQTEHVVVISGDFVVGGRTFRTGDWHSSPAGNDHGEARTEGGCLLLIQYAA is encoded by the coding sequence ATGACCCGCGACGAACTGGCCCTCGAGTTCGTGATGGGCGCCCTTTCTCCACTGGAGCGCGAGGCGGTGGCGCAAGATCGCCTGTCGGACCCCAAACTCGACGAGGCGATCCGCACGCTGGAGGGCAGCCTGGCCCCTATGACCGGACTGGCTGGAACGCTGACCCCGTCTGCAGGCCTCTTCGATCGCATTGCCGGCGCGATCGCGGAGGAACGCGCTGCGCTTGCCGGCAAGACCGCTGCCGCTTGCGAAGAGGGCGAGTGGCAACCGTTCCTCCCGGGCATCGAGATCAAGAGTTTGTGGAATCAAGGGACCGTGATGCTGCGCTGCGAGCCGGGCTCGGTCCTGCCGGCGCACCCCCATGCGCAGACCGAACATGTAGTGGTCATATCCGGCGATTTTGTCGTTGGTGGACGCACGTTCCGCACCGGGGACTGGCATAGCTCTCCTGCCGGCAACGATCACGGAGAAGCCCGGACCGAGGGCGGCTGCCTCCTGTTGATCCAGTACGCAGCCTGA
- a CDS encoding fasciclin domain-containing protein, giving the protein MKKFNHVLTALAVSVAAMGATAAFVPAIAAGMAAGNPMVGGAPMYSTKNIVENAVNSKDHTTLVAAVKAAGLVGTLSSPGPFTVFAPVNAAFAKLPAGTVDTLLRPENKGQLTSVLTYHVVPGKLSAMQLRQRVQAGKGRAVLRTAQGENLTVTQMGRRLVVTDAHGGRSMISIADVNQSNGLIHVVDTVLMP; this is encoded by the coding sequence ATGAAAAAGTTCAATCATGTGCTCACTGCTCTCGCCGTTTCTGTCGCTGCCATGGGCGCGACGGCCGCCTTCGTTCCCGCCATTGCCGCCGGAATGGCGGCGGGCAATCCGATGGTCGGCGGTGCGCCGATGTATTCGACCAAGAACATCGTCGAGAATGCGGTGAATTCGAAGGACCATACCACGCTGGTCGCGGCGGTGAAGGCGGCCGGCCTGGTCGGCACCCTGTCCAGCCCCGGCCCCTTCACGGTCTTCGCCCCGGTCAACGCCGCTTTCGCCAAGCTGCCCGCCGGCACGGTGGACACCCTGCTGCGTCCGGAGAACAAGGGCCAGCTCACCAGCGTCCTCACCTACCATGTCGTTCCCGGCAAGCTCTCGGCCATGCAGCTTCGCCAGCGCGTCCAGGCCGGCAAGGGCCGCGCCGTGCTGCGCACCGCCCAGGGCGAGAATCTCACCGTAACGCAGATGGGCCGCCGCCTGGTGGTGACCGACGCCCATGGTGGCCGCTCGATGATCAGCATCGCCGACGTCAACCAGAGCAACGGCCTCATCCATGTCGTCGATACCGTGCTGATGCCCTGA
- a CDS encoding SRPBCC family protein, with protein sequence MKQRQFQLVSEWRIDAPLDRVWDALCAAEDWPGWWPSVRRVETLAPGDENGIGAVNRFTWATALPYDLSFDMTVAAMEPMRRIEGCATGELEGLGVWTLSRSDGSTTARYDWHVDAAKPWMRRLAPLLAPVFAWNHDKVMRRGEEGLRRYLCAKQG encoded by the coding sequence GTGAAGCAGAGGCAATTCCAGCTCGTCAGCGAATGGCGGATCGATGCGCCGCTCGATCGGGTGTGGGATGCGCTCTGTGCGGCAGAGGACTGGCCCGGCTGGTGGCCGTCGGTCAGGCGGGTCGAAACGCTTGCGCCCGGCGACGAGAACGGCATCGGCGCGGTGAACCGCTTCACCTGGGCGACGGCGCTGCCCTATGACCTGTCGTTCGACATGACCGTTGCCGCCATGGAACCGATGCGCCGCATCGAAGGCTGTGCGACCGGCGAACTGGAAGGCCTCGGCGTGTGGACGCTGAGCCGTTCTGACGGCTCGACGACGGCGCGCTATGATTGGCATGTGGACGCAGCAAAGCCCTGGATGCGGCGTCTTGCGCCGCTACTCGCCCCTGTCTTTGCCTGGAACCACGACAAGGTGATGCGCCGGGGAGAAGAGGGTTTGCGCCGATATCTGTGCGCGAAGCAGGGATGA
- a CDS encoding cytochrome b/b6 domain-containing protein gives MTVMVMSGWEIHNAHPIAPFPFPSAITLGGGLIGALQWHFAAMWVLAVNGLIYVTYGLASGRFRRKLTPISPRDAIRDALSALRGRLGHEDLSVYNGVQRLLYAGVILLGILIVLSGLAIWKPVQFGWLTALMGDFDNARIIHFSAMGGIVLFVAVHLPMALLVPRSLLAMIRGR, from the coding sequence ATGACCGTGATGGTGATGAGCGGGTGGGAGATCCACAACGCCCATCCCATCGCGCCTTTCCCGTTTCCCTCGGCGATAACGCTCGGCGGAGGCCTGATCGGCGCTTTGCAGTGGCATTTTGCGGCAATGTGGGTGCTCGCGGTTAACGGCCTCATCTACGTAACCTATGGACTTGCGAGTGGCCGCTTCCGCCGCAAGCTGACGCCCATATCACCTCGCGACGCGATCCGTGACGCGCTCTCCGCTTTGCGAGGGCGGCTCGGGCATGAAGACCTGTCAGTGTACAATGGCGTCCAGCGCTTGCTCTACGCTGGAGTTATCCTGCTGGGCATATTGATCGTGCTGAGCGGCCTGGCCATCTGGAAACCCGTCCAGTTCGGCTGGCTCACCGCGCTCATGGGCGATTTCGACAACGCTCGCATCATCCATTTCTCCGCGATGGGCGGCATCGTCCTGTTCGTGGCCGTCCACTTGCCGATGGCTCTGCTCGTGCCGCGCAGCCTGCTCGCGATGATCCGTGGGAGATGA